The region CTCCAAAGAATGTGGTGATCATCGGCGGTGGTGACTGCGGAACATTGCGTGAAGTACTCAAGCACCCGGACGTAGAAACCGTAACCCAAATCGACATTGATGAGGTCGTTACGCAAATGTCGTTAAAGTATTTCCCTGAGCTGTGCGCCTCTAACGAAGACCCACGTGCTACTGTGATGTTTGATGACGGCATCAAATATATGCACAACGCAGCGCCTGAATCAGTTGATGTGGTTATTGTCGATGGTACCGATCCGGTCGGACCTGGCGAGGGCCTGTTTAACCATGCATTTTACACCAGCTGCCTGAAAGCACTGCGTCCGGGCGGTATTTTGGTTCAGCAAAGCGAATCACCACTGATGCACATGACGTTACTGAAAGAAATGCGCCAGGCCATGCTGGATGTCGGTTTTGTTGATCTGCAAACGCTGCCATTCCCGCAACCTATCTACCCAAGTGGTCTGTGGTCAGCAACGCTGGCACGTAAAGGCGAGATGTTTAACGGCTTCCGCGAACAGGATGCCGAACAAGCTGGCTTTGACACCGAGTACTACAACACCGGAGTACACAAAGGTGCGCTGGCAACCCCTGGGTTTATGCGCCGTGCTTTTGAAAGCAAAGATTAATACCTGCTCACTGGCAGCGTTTGTCCAGACATAATACCAATTTCACTTAATACTTGTTCAATTTGAAGGAGCAAATAGGACGCTAACGGCGTTAAAAATTTCTCATTTAGAACAACTAAATAGCAAAATTTTCGCCTTGTTATCGAGCCTATTTTCTCGCCTCAAAATAGAACACTTAATTAAGCAAATTGGTATAAAAAACCCGGCAGATGCCGGGTTATTTGTTTTTTGCCTGTCAGTTATTCCTGATGGTACTGACGGCTGAATTCATGTACGGCGTTAATAAACACGCCTGCATTCTCAGGGTCCACATCTGGAGTAATACCATGACCCAGATTGAACACATGTCCTGATCCCTGACCATAGCCAGACAGGATATGCTGTACTTCTTCACGAATACGCTCTGGTGTACCATGCAACATAGACGGGTCCATATTGCCTTGCAATGCGACTTTGTCACCCACGCGGCGTCTGGCATCGGCGATGTCGATTGTCCAGTCCAGACCAACTGCATCACAACCCGTTGCCGCAATGGCTTCAATCCACTGGCCGCCATTTTTGGTGAACAAGGTGACCGGTACTTTACGACCATCGTTTTCACGGATCAGACCATCTACGATCTTATGCATGTATTGTAACGAGAATTCTTTGTAGTCACGTGGGCTCAGCACGCCACCCCATGAGTCAAAGATCATCAGAGACTGAGCACCAGCTTTGACCTGTGCATTCAGGTAGTCAATGACGGAATCCGCGACTTTATCGAGTAGCAGGTGCAAGGTCTTAGGCTCGGCAAACGCCATTTTCTTGATCTTGCCAAAGGTCTTGCTGCTGCCGCCCTCAATCATATATGTCGCCAGTGTCCACGGCGAGCCTGAGAATCCGATTAACGGCACTTCGCCTTTAAGTTCACGACGGATGGTGCTCACGGCATTCATCACATAGCCCAGTTCATCAGTTGGATCCAGCTTAGGGAGCTTTTGTACATCGCTCAGCGAGCTGATTGGGCGCTCAAATTTAGGGCCTTCACCGGTTTCAAAATACAGGCCCAGTCCCATCGCATCCGGGATGGTCAGGATGTCGCTGAATAAGATCGCCGCATCAAGCGGGTAACGACGCAACGGCTGAAGGGTCACTTCACAGGCCAGTTCTGCGTTTTTACACAGACTCATAAAGTCTCCGGCTTGCGCACGGGTCGCTCGATACTCAGGAAGATAGCGGCCAGCCTGACGCATCATCCAAACGGGCGTAACATCTACGGGTTGCTTCATCAACGCGCGCAGGTAACGATCATTTTTCAACTCGCTCATAGCGTAATTTCATTCCAATGCTGTAAAAATTGCTCAGATTGTATCATTAACTTGAATACGTCACTATTGAAACAGCATGCAAATTCCCGTCAGTATGATCTGGATTAACAGAACCAAGAGAGAGGGACTGATTTTTGCTCAACAACGACAAAATTAAAACCCTTTTACTTCAACAGATTACAAACCAAGCTTAAAACACTCGATTAAACTGTTTGCAACAAGGGTAAAAGCTTGCTATAAATTTGCTGCGCTAAGAAGAATAAAAACACCTTTAAAACCAATAATAATAAAGCTCTATTGCTAAACTGCATTGATAGCCGCTCAGGAATACCACCTGGGGCGGCTTTTTTGTTTAACTTTTTTAAACATATTGTCAGTCATTCCTGCCAAGACTTAACTGTTTGACCTGTAAACAAGAGTTATTACCGAACCTACATCAGAAACACTTCCTGTAAATTCTTCACTTGGTAAAAAAAGAGGTTGACCTTTTCATCAGTTTTCCTTTTTATAGAGGTCAGATAAACAATTTCGGCATAACCGGGTTTCGGTTTTTACTATCAAGTTTTGACCCCTTTTTAGGTCAATCTGTGCCGATATTTTTGGCAAGCCACGGGCAGATAATGACCCGCTAAGGAGATAACTATGCTGTCACGCTTAGAACAAGCCCAACAAAGGTGGGGAGGTAGCCATAGCGTTATCGACAACTGGTTAGCTGAGCGACAGGAGCTTTTGCTGCTGTATTGTAAAGTTGCAGGACTGTCACCTTTCGAACAGGATGACCATGCCCTGCCTGACCAGCTACAGATCCAGACTTTTTGTCAGATCCTGATGGATTACCTGTCAGCCGGGCACTTTGAAATTTATGATAACCTGGTTGCAGCCTGTAAAGAAAAAGGCCCGCAAAGCCTGAAACTGGCGCAGTCTCTGTATCCCCGGATCACAGATACAACCGACCTGGCACTGGACTTCAACGACAAGTACGCAGAAATGCAATCAGATAATCTGATGTCAGATTTTGATAAGGATCTCTCAGAACTGGGAGAAGCACTGGAATTACGGTTTGCACTCGAAGATGAGTTGATTGATAACCTCTATGCCAACCACAGTGAAGACTGATATACGTTGACTGAAGACCCAATAAAAAAGGACCGCTCAGGTCCTTTTTTATTGTCTGTTTTCTCAGCCCCCTCAATCGACAAGGCTGATACAACATATTACTCAGAGTCGTGTGCGTGACCGTGGTCTTTCTCTTCCTGGATTTCAAGTAGCTCTACTTCGAATACCAGTGTTGAGTTAGCAGGGATTTTGCCCAGGTTACGTTCACCGTAGCCCAGCTCTGAAGGGATAGTGAACTTATACTTAGAACCAACTGCCATTAGCTGCAGACCTTCAGTCCAGCCAGCGATAACCTGGTTCAGAGGGAAAGTTGCAGGCTGGTTGCGTGAGTAAGAGCTGTCAAATTCAGAACCGTCCAGCAAAGTGCCTTTGTAGTGTACTTTAACGATGTCAGTGGCGACTGGCTTTTTACCTTCACCTTCGCTCAGTACTTCATATTGAAGACCTGATTCGGTTACTGTCACACCGTCTTTCTTAGCATTTGCGGCCAGGTACTCAGCGCCTTCCACTTTGTTCTTCTCAGCATCTGCTTGTGCTTTTGCAGTTTGCTTTTCACGTACCGATGAATCCAATGCAGTCAGCACTTCACGAATTTTCGCTTCGTCCAGTTTTGCATTGCCATCCAGCGCATCTTTGAAACCACGCATGATCAGAGCCTGGTCTAACTCAATACCCAGCTCTTTTTTGTCTGCCATGTCTTTTTGCAGGAAGTTACCAACCGATGCACCAATACCATAAGCCTGTTGCTGAACTTCAGTTTCCAGCTTCACTTCTTCAACTTTGGCCGTTTTTTCTTCTGCTTTTTGATTACAAGCGGTCAGTGCCAAAACTGCGGCAGCCACTAAAGATAACTTAATTGTGTGTTTCATGTTTTCTCTCCGACAAACCCAGGCTCAGAGTGCGACTATCACTATCCTGGTTGGGTGTCTTTGTTAAAATTATATTAATCTTAAAAAGGGTGGATGCCACATTAACATCCGAAGCGCATAAAGCCAAATTTCTCTAATTTGACTGAAAATTCATTTCGTGATCGGCGACATTCATGTACCGATAGGCTAATATCAGTTGAGCGGCCTCTGCAAATTACCCACTAGTCTACTCGGTGCAAATCATGGAGTTAAGAGGAAATACCGAATTTATGCCCAAAATTTTACGGCACAATGCAAAATATGCCTTTTTACTCATCACTTCATCACTATCTGGCTGCTCAGGGGACAGCTCTGACGCCCTATTAACCGTCGAGCATGCCACCCGAGGCGCATTCGCCGCCGCTATTTCACACGACGGGCGTTACAGTTTAGTGTCATCCATCGAACACGGGGTGGTTTTATGGGACAACACCACACATGGCCTGAAATATCAGTGGTCCCAGTCTCAACAGGCCGATGAACTGGTTCACTCACTGGCCATTGCCCACGATAATTCCAGCGCCGTCACCGCAGCCAATGATCGCTTTGCCATCTGGCGCTTGTCTGACGGGCAGAATATTGGTTATTACCAGATAGAACAAGGTACCATCAGAGACATCGCAATCAGCAACGAAGGTCGCTATATCCTCTACGGACGCAGCGACAACGTCGTCGTGCATCTCGACTTAGATAGCGGCAGACGCATAGAGTTCCTTGGTCATCAAGAAAAAATAAATAGTATAGCGTTGTCGCCCAATGGCCACTTCGCCTTAAGCGGCGCCAACGATTACAGCGCCTACTTTTGGGACACCCGTACTGGACAGGTGATCCACCGCTTTAACCACCCCAGCCGGGTCACTAAGGTCGCGCTGGACCCCGAAGGGCGCTATGCATTTACCGCAGACAGTATGAAAAAGGCCAGTATCTGGCAGCTCACTTCAGGTGAAATCAAAGCGCAATTGCAGTATATTGCGCGGCAAAAGATATTCAGCGCCGTACGTTTTAATCAGGATGGACGGTTAATTGCAACAGGCTCACCAAACCGACAACTCACCCTGTGGCAGGTTGAAGACGGTGAAAAACTCGCTACCTGGCGCGTAAAACCACGACAGGGGAGCCGCCCCAAGTCAGCAGTTGTCTTTGATGTCGCATTTACAGGTGACGATGCAACCCTGCTGACAGAAAGCTCCAGCGGCCTGTTAGAACAATTTGCAAGAGAGTAACCATGACAGAACTCGAAAATCGCGTTAATGAGCTGGAAGCCAAAGTGGCGTTTCAGGACGATACCATAGAGACTTTAAACAATGAACTGAGTGCGCATCAGGTACGCCTTGCCAAAATGCAGCGCCAGATTGAATTACTGGCAGAAAAGATTAAAGAAGGTAAAGACTCAGGTATGATGCCACAGCATCAGGAGCCGCCTCCGCCACACTATTGATAATGTTACGGAGTCGTTCTGGCTCCGATTATTCAGGTCTGAACACACCAATAACCTGTTCAAACTGACGCGTTGAAGCCTGAACAGCCTCTTTCGGTTGCGTCATGATATGACCACACTTCACACATTCAACCTTTTCCACGTCATGCTCTTTGTACAACATCATGACGTCAGCTTCATGACACTCAGGACAGGATGCTCCTGCAATAAAGCGCTTTTTCTTTCTCACCTTTAGTTACCTCAGGTTTGTGGTTCAGTTTACAACTCACAGTATGGGCAGTTCGCCCTTTTGGTGTATTTTATCCTATATTACTCACTGTTGATACGCTTGGAGTGTCTTCGGGGATCCGTGCTATGATGCGTGCATAATCAAACAGTGATGTAACGGTATGATCCAGCTTTCGACTATTGAACTTATGCGCGGTGGTAAAACACTGCTGAAAAATGCCAGTGCCACCTTATTCCCGCAGCACAAAGTGGGTTTGGTCGGGGCCAATGGCTGTGGCAAGTCCTCCCTATTTGCTTTGCTCAAATCAGAATTGCACCTCGATGCAGGCGAGTTGCAAATTCCGAAAGACTGGTCCATTGCATCCGTAAAACAGGAAACGCCAGCATTGGCTGTCAGCGCTCTGGAATACGTGCTGCAGGGTCATTCGGAATATTATGCCCTGCGTAGTGCGCTGCACAGTGCGGAAGCTTCCGGCGATGGCGCCGAACAAGCCCGTCTGCATCAGCAAATAGAAGTGGTTGGCGGCTATGGTATTGAAGCCAAAGCAGGAGAGCTATTGCATGGCTTAGGATTTAGCAATGCACAGCTCAGCGATGCCGTGAGCGCCTTTTCAGGTGGCTGGAGAATGCGTCTGAATCTTGCACAGGCACTGATCAGAGATGCCGACCTGTTACTGCTGGATGAGCCAACCAACCACCTAGATCTCGATGCTGTATACTGGCTGGAACGTTTTTTAAAAGCCTATCAGGGCACTCTAGTGCTGATCTCACACGACCGCGAATTTCTCGATGCTGTAGTCGATCAGATCTGGCATGTCGACCAGCAGCAGCTCAATGTGTACAAAGGCCACTACTCTCAGTTTGAGCGCCAAAAAGCAGAGCGCATGGCGCAGCAACGGGCGTTATACGAAAAACAACAAGCCACCATTGCCCACCTGGAGCAGTTTATTACCCGCTTTAAGGCCAAAGCCAGTAAAGCCAAACAGGCACAAAGCCGGGTTAAGGCGCTGGAGCGCATGGAAAAACTGGCACCGGCTCATGCCGACTCTCCGTTCAGTTTTGAGTTCAGTAATCCGGACAACATGCCTAATCCACTGATGACACTGGATCAGGCTCAGGCCGGATATGGCGATGTGACTATCTTACACAAAATCAAACTCAACCTGGTGCCGGGCAGCCGTATTGCACTGCTGGGCCGTAACGGTGCAGGTAAATCAACACTGATTAAACTGCTCGCAGGTGAGCTGTCACCGCAGGCAGGGGAAGTGTTTCAGCATCAGGGGCTAAAGATTGGTTATTTCGCCCAGCACCAGCTGGAATCGCTGGATCTTAGTGCCAGTGCTGTGACGCACCTGCAACGTCTCGACCCGCAAGCCAGTGAACAATCACTGCGTGACTTCCTGGGCGGGTTTGCATTTAACGGTGACAAAGCGCTGGAACCGGTCAAGCCATTTTCAGGTGGTGAAAAAGCGCGCTTGGTGCTGGCCATGCTGGTTTACCAAAAGCCTAACCTGTTACTGCTGGATGAACCAACCAACCACCTGGACCTGGAAATGCGCCATGCACTGGTGATGGCACTGCAAGGCTTTGAGGGTGCAATGGTCACCGTCTCGCACGACCGCCACATGCTTAAACATACCGCAGACGAGTATTACCTGGTTGATCAGGGCGAGGTGAGTGCATTTGGCTATGACCTGGATGCCTACTATCAATGGCTACTAAACGCCAATAAAGAAGCGGTGCGCAAAGACAGCAGTGAAGACAAAGCCCACTCCAGTGTGAACCGTAAAGAGCAGAAACGCCTGGAAGCCGAGTTCCGCAAGGCCGTTCAACCGCTGAAGAAATCGATAGATAAGCTCGAAAAAGAGCTGGATAAGCTCAGCGCTGCGCTAGGTGAGGTGGAAACAGCACTGGCCGACAACGACCTGTACTCTGAGCAAAATAAAGGCAGACTCAGTGAGCTGCTGGCTCAACAGGCTAAGCTGACACCTCAGCTGAATGACACCGAGGAAGCCCTGTTACTGGCGCTTGAAGAGCTGGAAGAGAAACAGGCTCACTTCGAGCAAAGTGGCGAAATATGCTAGATGCCGAAGATTTCTGGACCTTTGCCTGCACCCAGTATGCCCGTGCAGGTATGCAGGGTGCACTACTCACGCTGCAAGAGGCTGAACACAAAAATGTGAACCTGATTTTGTTGCTGATGTATCTCGACGAACTCGGTATCACGCTCACAGCTGAGCAGTTTGCAGAACTGTG is a window of Pseudoalteromonas sp. R3 DNA encoding:
- the speE gene encoding polyamine aminopropyltransferase, with translation MSNLEANRWFTEISDRDGSAFSLRVNRKLDEIQSPFQNVEMYETTDFGNLMIIDGCTMVSTRENFFYHEMMSHPALFSHPAPKNVVIIGGGDCGTLREVLKHPDVETVTQIDIDEVVTQMSLKYFPELCASNEDPRATVMFDDGIKYMHNAAPESVDVVIVDGTDPVGPGEGLFNHAFYTSCLKALRPGGILVQQSESPLMHMTLLKEMRQAMLDVGFVDLQTLPFPQPIYPSGLWSATLARKGEMFNGFREQDAEQAGFDTEYYNTGVHKGALATPGFMRRAFESKD
- the hemE gene encoding uroporphyrinogen decarboxylase, which codes for MSELKNDRYLRALMKQPVDVTPVWMMRQAGRYLPEYRATRAQAGDFMSLCKNAELACEVTLQPLRRYPLDAAILFSDILTIPDAMGLGLYFETGEGPKFERPISSLSDVQKLPKLDPTDELGYVMNAVSTIRRELKGEVPLIGFSGSPWTLATYMIEGGSSKTFGKIKKMAFAEPKTLHLLLDKVADSVIDYLNAQVKAGAQSLMIFDSWGGVLSPRDYKEFSLQYMHKIVDGLIRENDGRKVPVTLFTKNGGQWIEAIAATGCDAVGLDWTIDIADARRRVGDKVALQGNMDPSMLHGTPERIREEVQHILSGYGQGSGHVFNLGHGITPDVDPENAGVFINAVHEFSRQYHQE
- a CDS encoding Rsd/AlgQ family anti-sigma factor; the encoded protein is MLSRLEQAQQRWGGSHSVIDNWLAERQELLLLYCKVAGLSPFEQDDHALPDQLQIQTFCQILMDYLSAGHFEIYDNLVAACKEKGPQSLKLAQSLYPRITDTTDLALDFNDKYAEMQSDNLMSDFDKDLSELGEALELRFALEDELIDNLYANHSED
- the fkpA gene encoding FKBP-type peptidyl-prolyl cis-trans isomerase, which produces MKHTIKLSLVAAAVLALTACNQKAEEKTAKVEEVKLETEVQQQAYGIGASVGNFLQKDMADKKELGIELDQALIMRGFKDALDGNAKLDEAKIREVLTALDSSVREKQTAKAQADAEKNKVEGAEYLAANAKKDGVTVTESGLQYEVLSEGEGKKPVATDIVKVHYKGTLLDGSEFDSSYSRNQPATFPLNQVIAGWTEGLQLMAVGSKYKFTIPSELGYGERNLGKIPANSTLVFEVELLEIQEEKDHGHAHDSE
- a CDS encoding SlyX family protein, yielding MTELENRVNELEAKVAFQDDTIETLNNELSAHQVRLAKMQRQIELLAEKIKEGKDSGMMPQHQEPPPPHY
- a CDS encoding YheV family putative zinc ribbon protein gives rise to the protein MRKKKRFIAGASCPECHEADVMMLYKEHDVEKVECVKCGHIMTQPKEAVQASTRQFEQVIGVFRPE
- a CDS encoding ATP-binding cassette domain-containing protein — encoded protein: MIQLSTIELMRGGKTLLKNASATLFPQHKVGLVGANGCGKSSLFALLKSELHLDAGELQIPKDWSIASVKQETPALAVSALEYVLQGHSEYYALRSALHSAEASGDGAEQARLHQQIEVVGGYGIEAKAGELLHGLGFSNAQLSDAVSAFSGGWRMRLNLAQALIRDADLLLLDEPTNHLDLDAVYWLERFLKAYQGTLVLISHDREFLDAVVDQIWHVDQQQLNVYKGHYSQFERQKAERMAQQRALYEKQQATIAHLEQFITRFKAKASKAKQAQSRVKALERMEKLAPAHADSPFSFEFSNPDNMPNPLMTLDQAQAGYGDVTILHKIKLNLVPGSRIALLGRNGAGKSTLIKLLAGELSPQAGEVFQHQGLKIGYFAQHQLESLDLSASAVTHLQRLDPQASEQSLRDFLGGFAFNGDKALEPVKPFSGGEKARLVLAMLVYQKPNLLLLDEPTNHLDLEMRHALVMALQGFEGAMVTVSHDRHMLKHTADEYYLVDQGEVSAFGYDLDAYYQWLLNANKEAVRKDSSEDKAHSSVNRKEQKRLEAEFRKAVQPLKKSIDKLEKELDKLSAALGEVETALADNDLYSEQNKGRLSELLAQQAKLTPQLNDTEEALLLALEELEEKQAHFEQSGEIC